A region of Moorena producens PAL-8-15-08-1 DNA encodes the following proteins:
- a CDS encoding nuclear transport factor 2 family protein produces MSSDRTDVLAANTAFYRAFEKKDIEAMSKVWSQGTGSLCIHPGRDVIKGWREISSSWEAIFKNTQYLEIEPEIIATEVRDTLAYVVVLEKVLQVSKGRRIEAESIATNMFELMAGSWYLVHHHGSPLMG; encoded by the coding sequence ATGAGTAGCGATCGCACAGACGTATTAGCCGCCAACACAGCGTTTTATCGAGCTTTTGAGAAAAAGGACATTGAAGCCATGAGTAAGGTCTGGTCTCAAGGCACTGGTAGTCTTTGTATTCACCCTGGACGTGATGTAATCAAAGGTTGGCGGGAGATTAGCTCATCTTGGGAAGCGATATTCAAGAATACCCAATACCTGGAAATTGAACCAGAGATTATTGCTACTGAAGTCAGGGACACTCTTGCCTACGTTGTTGTGCTAGAAAAAGTGTTGCAAGTTAGCAAGGGTAGAAGGATTGAGGCAGAATCCATAGCAACCAATATGTTTGAGCTTATGGCTGGCTCTTGGTATTTGGTGCATCATCACGGCAGTCCACTGATGGGCTAA
- a CDS encoding Tab2/Atab2 family RNA-binding protein, which produces METIWELDFYSRPILDENQKKLWEVLICESPLDINLSPETLFQYASWCPNQQVNSIWLGQALSDAIAKAQQPPTKIRFFRRQMNNMITKACNELNIPAQPSRRTYALERWLKQRIQDFYPNQPGYDPAAAASSFVRYQSPIPKPLPDALQGQKWAVVSLQAAAFEEMNEWDIDFGEAFPVSIMDIAPETPIPGLIIFSQRAKPLAAWMSGLELSFVRLDTTDDKPKLLLETGANESWILANLTKSQILAEAKSFEEAKQKANFVHFLAVQSSPTSERFAGFWLCREL; this is translated from the coding sequence ATGGAAACAATTTGGGAACTCGATTTTTACTCCCGCCCAATTTTGGACGAAAATCAGAAGAAACTTTGGGAAGTCTTAATTTGCGAGAGTCCTTTGGACATCAACCTCTCACCTGAGACACTGTTTCAATACGCTAGTTGGTGTCCCAACCAGCAGGTGAATTCAATTTGGTTGGGGCAGGCTTTGTCAGATGCGATCGCAAAAGCTCAACAGCCACCAACCAAGATTCGCTTCTTTCGGCGTCAGATGAACAATATGATTACCAAAGCCTGTAATGAGCTGAATATTCCAGCTCAACCCAGCCGTCGCACCTATGCTTTGGAGCGATGGCTAAAACAAAGGATACAGGACTTTTATCCCAATCAACCAGGCTATGACCCCGCAGCCGCTGCTTCCTCATTTGTCCGTTATCAATCCCCCATCCCTAAACCATTACCCGATGCCTTGCAGGGACAGAAGTGGGCAGTTGTAAGTCTACAAGCTGCTGCCTTTGAGGAAATGAACGAGTGGGATATTGACTTTGGTGAAGCCTTCCCGGTCTCGATCATGGACATTGCCCCAGAAACCCCCATTCCCGGTCTGATTATATTTTCCCAACGAGCTAAACCCCTAGCGGCATGGATGTCAGGCTTGGAGCTATCCTTTGTGAGACTTGACACTACTGATGATAAGCCAAAGTTGTTACTGGAAACTGGTGCCAATGAAAGCTGGATTCTCGCTAACCTGACCAAATCTCAAATTCTGGCAGAGGCAAAAAGCTTTGAAGAAGCAAAGCAGAAAGCTAATTTCGTCCATTTTCTGGCCGTACAATCGAGTCCAACTTCAGAACGGTTTGCCGGATTTTGGCTATGCCGGGAGTTATAA
- a CDS encoding TldD/PmbA family protein, translated as MSAETIPQELQAEQLLDLAAKSGATSAEVYQSQTLSRPVFFEANRLKQIESSQSEGTALRLWRDGRPGLAVGYGAVAAQDLVDRAMAMTALNEPESIELADGPSANYSDSPETIPIEDLVAIGSDAIALIRDAYPEVLCSAESEWESETTSLINSEGLHCSYTDTSLSYFLGVEWVRGEDFLSVGDGTQIRLSPSEPKETLNTNKVLEQILQRLNWATANVSTPSGRVPILLTSKAADLLWGTVEAALNGKRVLEKATPWSDSLGQVVTSKNLTLFQEPNPEFPYSCPFDDEGTPTQSLVFISEGQLQQFYCDRTTGRLLGTGTTGNGFRPSLGSYPTPDLVNLLIKPGQGSLNDLIGQLDEGLVIDQILGGSAGISGDFSVNVELGYRVQQGKIIGRVKDTMVAGNVYNTLKQLVILGDDADWQDSIYTPSLIVEGLSVTSSH; from the coding sequence ATGAGTGCTGAAACTATACCGCAAGAGCTGCAAGCTGAACAACTGTTAGACTTAGCAGCTAAATCAGGAGCGACTAGTGCAGAGGTTTATCAGTCCCAGACGCTTTCTCGTCCTGTGTTTTTTGAAGCGAATCGGCTCAAACAAATCGAAAGTAGTCAATCGGAAGGCACAGCGCTACGGTTATGGCGAGACGGACGTCCAGGACTAGCAGTAGGCTATGGAGCAGTGGCAGCCCAAGATTTAGTAGACCGGGCAATGGCCATGACTGCACTCAATGAACCGGAATCCATAGAACTGGCTGATGGTCCTAGCGCTAACTATTCCGACTCACCAGAAACTATACCGATAGAAGACCTAGTAGCAATCGGCTCGGATGCGATCGCATTAATTCGCGATGCCTACCCAGAAGTGTTGTGTAGCGCTGAGTCGGAATGGGAGTCAGAAACCACTAGCTTAATTAACTCTGAAGGATTACATTGCTCTTACACTGACACTAGTCTCAGTTATTTCCTTGGGGTAGAGTGGGTCAGAGGTGAAGACTTTTTAAGTGTCGGTGATGGTACACAAATTCGATTAAGCCCATCTGAGCCCAAGGAAACCCTAAACACCAACAAAGTCCTAGAGCAAATTTTACAACGCCTCAACTGGGCAACGGCAAATGTATCTACTCCCAGTGGTCGTGTGCCAATTTTGTTGACCTCTAAAGCAGCGGATTTGCTATGGGGCACTGTGGAAGCAGCCTTAAATGGAAAACGGGTACTTGAAAAAGCGACCCCCTGGAGTGATAGTCTAGGTCAGGTGGTTACCTCAAAAAACCTGACCCTGTTTCAAGAACCAAATCCTGAATTTCCCTACAGTTGCCCCTTTGATGATGAAGGCACCCCTACCCAATCCCTCGTATTCATCAGTGAAGGGCAATTGCAACAGTTTTATTGCGATCGCACTACCGGTCGCTTACTCGGAACTGGCACAACGGGAAATGGATTTCGCCCTAGCCTAGGCAGCTACCCAACCCCTGATCTAGTCAACTTACTGATTAAACCAGGCCAAGGGTCACTCAATGACTTAATTGGGCAATTAGACGAAGGATTAGTCATAGACCAGATTCTTGGCGGTAGTGCTGGCATCTCCGGTGACTTTTCCGTCAATGTTGAGTTAGGCTATCGAGTGCAACAAGGAAAAATTATTGGTCGAGTCAAAGACACTATGGTAGCTGGGAATGTCTACAACACCCTTAAGCAATTAGTAATACTTGGTGATGATGCTGATTGGCAGGATAGCATCTACACACCTTCTTTAATTGTGGAAGGACTATCGGTAACCTCTAGTCATTAG
- a CDS encoding chloride channel protein, which yields MINPITQWLIPKRSLALAEACLIGLVSGLSAVLLKHSIGWLGSWRLQASLLLPPSFALPAFGLCLGLLCGFLIEFLASEATGSGVPQIKGALARFPIAMNLRVAAVKLVSTILSLAAGMTMGRQGPTVHIGAALAAQLTRWVPTSPDHRRQMIAAGAGAGLAAGFNAPLASVAFIFEELLPDLSSITLGSAIIASFIGAVVSRLLGGGTLDLNRELSNFSSTFDAREIPFYLLLGVLAGLLAALFNQGILASLNFYDRLKLSLPLRIGIAGMLGGCIVALLPDQFHNNSGLRELLLTGDVGWEFTSLAFVVYFLLTIIAYGSGAPGGLFHPSLVLGSALGYLVGIGEYHLLGLGNPITYALAGMGAFFSAVSKVPITAIVIVFEMTTDFNLVLPLMITCVVSYLVADQLAKGSLYQRLLERKGYSLPQVKVDKSTLAGLKASDIMQRRVETLGSQMTLEQAIQTFSNSSHRGFPVVAQGKLVGIITQEDIAKNRDRLPGNTPIKEVMTPQPITVRHNDTLSHVLYILNRYQLNRLPVLENRKLVGIITFSDIIRAEANQLSGEKEQLGPSPDPSYGVYYTRAPATGSGRMLVPLANPQSAPVLLEIATAIGRDRDYELECLQVIPISRSTSPAQTAVDTTKSRRLLRQAERLGRRWEMPVHTQIRISHDTAQAILETIKQRHINLILMGWKGGPSNSPNQIFGNIIDTLIRQAPCDLVLLKLPQGKEVAEDVFSAKYGSLAKTWKRWLIPIAGGPNSSRALQLIPILATLAKAEQIVVTQVFNPQAGEPVMTSLEKATYFLRQQLKGMCDVVSIPIRSYSVSDALIRLAKAQKYDVVVIGASREGLLEQAIHGNIPEAIARGVDSTVILVREALH from the coding sequence ATGATCAATCCCATTACCCAATGGCTGATCCCCAAAAGAAGTCTTGCCCTTGCCGAAGCCTGTCTGATTGGATTGGTCTCAGGACTTTCAGCAGTATTACTCAAACACAGTATTGGCTGGTTAGGGAGTTGGCGGCTTCAAGCATCTCTGCTCCTACCCCCTAGCTTTGCCCTACCCGCTTTTGGACTCTGCTTAGGATTACTGTGCGGATTCCTGATTGAGTTTCTAGCATCAGAGGCAACTGGTAGTGGCGTACCTCAGATCAAAGGTGCTCTTGCCCGGTTTCCTATCGCGATGAATTTACGGGTGGCTGCGGTCAAGTTGGTAAGTACGATCCTATCTCTGGCGGCGGGAATGACTATGGGACGTCAAGGCCCAACGGTTCATATTGGAGCAGCTTTGGCGGCTCAATTAACTCGCTGGGTACCCACCTCTCCTGATCACCGACGTCAAATGATTGCTGCTGGGGCTGGGGCTGGATTAGCCGCTGGGTTTAATGCTCCCCTGGCTAGTGTAGCCTTTATCTTTGAGGAACTGTTACCAGATTTATCTAGTATAACTCTGGGTAGTGCTATTATAGCATCCTTTATTGGTGCGGTGGTTTCCCGGCTATTGGGTGGAGGTACCCTAGACCTCAATCGGGAACTAAGCAACTTTTCCAGCACCTTTGACGCTCGTGAGATTCCCTTCTATTTATTGTTAGGAGTGTTGGCTGGATTGCTAGCAGCTTTGTTTAATCAGGGAATTCTGGCCAGTCTGAATTTTTACGACCGCCTCAAGCTCAGCTTACCATTGCGGATTGGTATAGCTGGGATGCTTGGTGGGTGTATTGTAGCACTGCTACCGGATCAGTTCCATAACAACAGTGGTTTGCGGGAGTTGTTGCTCACTGGTGATGTAGGTTGGGAATTTACCAGTCTCGCTTTTGTGGTCTACTTCTTACTGACGATAATTGCCTATGGTTCTGGAGCACCAGGGGGGTTGTTTCATCCCTCCCTAGTATTGGGTTCCGCATTAGGCTATTTAGTTGGCATAGGTGAGTATCACCTGCTCGGATTAGGTAATCCGATTACCTACGCCTTGGCAGGGATGGGAGCATTTTTTAGTGCCGTTTCCAAGGTACCCATCACAGCGATTGTGATCGTGTTTGAGATGACAACGGACTTTAATCTAGTCCTACCGTTAATGATCACCTGTGTGGTTTCCTACCTAGTTGCCGATCAATTAGCCAAAGGGTCTCTCTATCAACGTTTGTTGGAGAGGAAAGGCTACAGCTTGCCTCAAGTAAAGGTGGACAAAAGTACCTTAGCTGGTTTAAAAGCATCTGACATCATGCAGCGCCGGGTAGAAACCCTAGGGAGTCAGATGACCTTAGAACAAGCCATTCAGACCTTTAGTAACTCTAGTCATCGCGGCTTTCCAGTAGTTGCTCAGGGGAAATTGGTCGGGATAATTACTCAAGAAGACATTGCCAAGAACCGAGACCGACTGCCTGGGAATACCCCTATAAAAGAGGTGATGACTCCACAACCGATAACAGTTAGACACAATGACACCTTAAGCCACGTTCTCTACATTCTTAATCGTTATCAACTCAATCGGTTACCTGTTCTAGAAAACCGAAAGTTAGTTGGAATCATTACCTTTAGTGATATTATTCGTGCCGAAGCTAACCAACTGAGTGGGGAAAAAGAACAACTAGGACCAAGTCCTGATCCCTCCTATGGGGTCTATTATACTCGGGCTCCAGCTACCGGTAGTGGACGGATGTTGGTTCCCTTAGCTAATCCCCAATCAGCACCAGTATTGTTGGAAATAGCTACTGCTATTGGCCGCGATCGCGACTATGAACTTGAGTGTTTGCAGGTAATACCTATCTCCCGCAGCACTAGTCCTGCTCAGACAGCAGTTGATACTACTAAAAGTCGCAGATTGCTAAGGCAAGCGGAAAGGCTAGGGCGACGGTGGGAAATGCCAGTTCACACCCAAATCCGGATATCCCACGATACCGCTCAAGCAATTCTAGAAACTATTAAACAACGACATATTAATCTGATTTTGATGGGATGGAAGGGAGGACCATCTAATAGTCCTAATCAGATTTTTGGTAATATTATCGATACCTTGATTCGACAAGCTCCCTGTGATTTAGTCTTGCTGAAATTACCCCAAGGCAAGGAAGTAGCAGAAGATGTTTTTTCTGCTAAGTACGGTTCACTAGCTAAGACCTGGAAGCGTTGGTTAATCCCCATTGCTGGTGGACCCAACTCTAGCCGTGCCCTACAATTAATTCCGATACTAGCAACCCTTGCTAAAGCAGAGCAAATCGTAGTAACTCAGGTTTTTAATCCTCAAGCTGGGGAACCTGTAATGACTAGCTTGGAAAAAGCTACCTATTTCCTCCGTCAACAACTCAAAGGTATGTGTGATGTGGTATCAATTCCGATCCGTTCCTATTCTGTTTCTGATGCTTTGATTCGTTTAGCCAAGGCTCAAAAGTATGATGTAGTCGTGATCGGAGCTAGTCGAGAGGGATTATTGGAGCAGGCGATCCATGGCAATATTCCGGAAGCGATCGCACGGGGTGTAGATAGTACTGTGATTTTGGTTAGGGAAGCGCTTCATTAA
- a CDS encoding Rpn family recombination-promoting nuclease/putative transposase, with amino-acid sequence MVFPLPDKYIDLLTDFGFKRVFGTEPNKALLIDFLNTLLPPHHQIQDVTIKNPEFLGNTLVDRRAIFDIYCQSTTGERFIVEMQKAKQNFFKDRSVYYSTFPIQEQAQQGDWNYKLTAVYTVGILDFIFNDHKQDSELLHVVELKNQRCEVFYDKLKFIYVELPKFTKSVDQLETHFEKWLFLFRHLAQCNAPPEPLQEDVFAQLFEIAEIANFSSEEQALYQDSLKVYRDMYSVNQTLIQESLEQGRQQGIEQVAKQMKAAGLPLNDIAQYTGLSVDEINQLL; translated from the coding sequence ATGGTTTTCCCATTACCCGATAAATACATTGACCTGCTCACGGATTTCGGCTTTAAGCGCGTGTTTGGCACTGAGCCCAACAAAGCACTGTTGATCGATTTCTTGAATACGCTGTTGCCTCCCCACCATCAAATTCAGGATGTCACCATTAAGAATCCCGAGTTTTTGGGTAACACCTTAGTGGATAGAAGAGCGATTTTTGATATTTATTGTCAGAGCACAACCGGTGAACGCTTCATTGTGGAAATGCAAAAGGCAAAACAAAATTTCTTCAAAGACCGGAGTGTTTACTATTCCACTTTCCCCATCCAAGAACAGGCGCAACAGGGAGATTGGAATTATAAGCTAACGGCAGTCTATACCGTTGGTATTTTGGATTTCATTTTTAATGACCATAAGCAGGATTCAGAACTGTTGCATGTGGTAGAGCTAAAAAACCAGCGGTGTGAAGTGTTCTACGATAAGTTGAAATTCATCTATGTCGAGCTACCGAAATTTACTAAATCGGTTGATCAACTAGAAACCCATTTTGAAAAGTGGTTATTTTTATTCAGGCATCTTGCCCAATGTAATGCTCCCCCTGAACCCTTGCAAGAAGATGTGTTTGCTCAGTTGTTTGAAATAGCCGAGATTGCCAACTTTTCCTCAGAGGAGCAAGCCCTGTATCAGGATAGCCTCAAGGTCTACCGGGATATGTATAGTGTTAATCAAACCTTGATTCAAGAAAGTCTCGAACAAGGTAGACAACAAGGTATAGAACAGGTGGCAAAACAGATGAAGGCAGCAGGATTACCTCTGAATGATATTGCTCAATATACGGGGTTGAGTGTGGATGAGATTAATCAGTTGTTGTAA
- a CDS encoding NACHT domain-containing protein, producing the protein MLDLLAAWGLSSAGGYLAKEVIGPLAKEALEDYTKEFFKESIKEYTGLSDQNTQKKLFGKALKEFVALVEEELEDADLSKQDVKPYTKPLKQYIKDKSIKAILGSAFKYGCKRIDTEKLDKTWIELDLLPLPEGFDWHYIGKRYVKEVKTIIRESDDLRPIRDSQTLEAIAENTKPGITPDFDLREYQEALLESYGNVKLDSLDTSGCAYNQLKLWKIFIRQNVREVHDLMPEAIHELPKDYYQKLLESGQLERKINPEKLKRAKKRYYQQPIKSVLDVIEDSQRYRYLVVLGDPGSGKSTLLQYLALKWARKDFTTALSLPIPLLIELRTYIRNRDTGQCNNFLEFCHQSSGAICHLNQHHLDHQLKAGKVLVMFDGLDEVFEPGKREDVITDIHRFTNKYPKVRVIVTSRVIGYKTQRLRDAEFRHVMLQDLNSKQIQTFIEQWHNLTFTDQGDKVRKRERLQKAIDTSSPIRQLAQNPLLLTMMAILNRNQELPRDRSELYNQSSRLLLHQWDVERALLEDNRLDPKTIDYQDKQQMLGKVADFMQGNQKGLAVNLISGEDLERILKEELKLREVNHPRAVAKVMINQLRTRNFILCFMGADYYAFVHRTFLEYFCAWEFVRKFEKKQDISLEKLKTEVFGKHYKDESWREVLRLIVGMIDSKKAGEIIEYLMAQDGEWYKFQNLFLAGDCLSEVRNRYEIKSTDTRLLNRVKELIHYDLNYTYNKYGDEANLVRDIRSQAVVAVATHWQNHRDTLPLLQKWARSDLDSLVRLKAIDQLAQVYKDHRDTLAILQQSARSDLDSLVRLTAIDQLAQVYKDHRDTLALLQQSARSDTDSLVRRTAIEHLAQGWQDYRDTLAIVQESARSDQHSWVRRTAIVQLAQVYKDYRDTLPLLQESARFDTDSLVRRTAIVQLAQGWQDHQDTLNLLQEWASSDTDSLVRVTAIEQLAEVWHDQPWLWEFLCVRVAALSEHRTLNDPFDCEKEQGCNPREVALQAILEYYPNHSQTRSLLQDRAEHDSDPKLREFAQKQLELGM; encoded by the coding sequence ATGCTGGATTTGTTAGCAGCTTGGGGACTTTCTAGTGCTGGTGGCTATCTCGCTAAGGAAGTGATTGGTCCCTTGGCAAAAGAAGCTCTAGAAGACTACACTAAAGAGTTTTTCAAAGAGTCTATCAAAGAGTATACCGGACTATCGGATCAAAATACCCAGAAGAAACTCTTCGGTAAGGCTTTAAAAGAATTTGTGGCTTTAGTGGAAGAAGAATTGGAAGATGCTGATTTATCTAAGCAAGACGTAAAACCGTATACTAAACCCCTCAAGCAGTATATTAAGGATAAATCCATTAAAGCTATCCTGGGCAGTGCCTTTAAGTATGGCTGTAAACGAATAGATACCGAAAAATTAGATAAGACTTGGATTGAGCTTGACTTATTACCATTACCGGAAGGATTTGATTGGCACTATATTGGTAAACGGTATGTCAAGGAAGTAAAAACGATTATTCGGGAATCCGATGATTTACGGCCTATCCGGGATTCCCAAACTTTGGAAGCGATCGCAGAAAACACTAAACCAGGAATTACCCCAGATTTTGACTTAAGGGAATATCAAGAAGCACTCCTAGAGAGCTACGGTAATGTCAAATTGGATAGTTTGGATACTAGTGGCTGTGCTTATAATCAACTCAAACTATGGAAGATATTTATCCGTCAAAATGTGCGAGAGGTTCATGACCTGATGCCGGAGGCAATTCATGAACTTCCTAAAGATTATTATCAAAAACTGCTAGAGAGTGGTCAACTAGAAAGGAAAATTAATCCAGAGAAGTTGAAACGAGCTAAAAAGCGTTATTATCAACAGCCGATAAAATCGGTATTGGATGTAATTGAGGACTCTCAACGCTATCGGTATTTGGTGGTTTTAGGAGACCCAGGCTCTGGTAAATCTACCTTGCTGCAATATTTAGCATTGAAGTGGGCAAGAAAAGATTTTACTACTGCCCTTTCTCTACCAATTCCCTTACTGATTGAATTACGCACCTATATTCGGAATCGGGATACTGGACAGTGTAATAACTTCTTGGAATTCTGCCATCAAAGCAGTGGAGCGATATGTCATCTGAATCAACATCACCTTGATCACCAGTTAAAGGCTGGTAAGGTGTTAGTGATGTTTGATGGCTTGGATGAAGTGTTTGAGCCAGGCAAACGAGAAGATGTTATTACGGATATTCATCGCTTTACCAATAAGTATCCTAAGGTAAGAGTAATTGTGACATCTCGCGTCATTGGTTATAAAACCCAACGGCTACGGGATGCTGAATTTCGTCATGTTATGCTCCAAGACTTGAACTCAAAACAAATTCAAACCTTTATCGAGCAGTGGCATAATCTAACCTTTACTGATCAAGGGGATAAAGTTAGGAAACGGGAGCGCTTACAAAAGGCAATAGACACATCCTCCCCGATTCGACAACTGGCGCAAAATCCCCTATTACTAACCATGATGGCAATCCTGAATCGCAATCAAGAATTGCCTCGTGACCGCTCTGAACTCTATAACCAATCCTCTCGGTTACTGCTCCATCAATGGGATGTGGAACGAGCATTATTAGAAGATAATCGTCTTGACCCGAAGACTATTGATTATCAAGATAAGCAACAGATGCTAGGAAAAGTTGCAGATTTCATGCAGGGCAATCAAAAGGGATTAGCGGTAAATCTGATTAGTGGAGAAGATTTAGAAAGAATTCTCAAAGAGGAGCTTAAATTACGGGAAGTTAATCACCCGAGAGCTGTTGCTAAGGTAATGATTAATCAGTTGCGCACCCGCAATTTTATCTTGTGTTTTATGGGAGCAGATTACTACGCCTTTGTGCATCGGACATTTTTGGAATATTTCTGTGCTTGGGAATTTGTCAGGAAATTTGAGAAAAAACAGGATATTTCCCTAGAAAAGTTAAAAACAGAGGTATTTGGTAAACACTACAAGGATGAATCTTGGCGTGAAGTGCTCAGGTTGATTGTGGGAATGATTGATTCCAAGAAAGCTGGAGAAATTATTGAGTATTTGATGGCACAAGATGGAGAATGGTATAAGTTTCAGAATTTATTTCTGGCAGGGGATTGTTTGTCTGAGGTTAGGAATCGGTATGAGATTAAATCAACGGATACTAGATTACTGAATCGCGTCAAAGAGTTAATTCACTATGATCTAAATTATACTTATAACAAGTATGGAGATGAGGCCAACTTAGTCCGTGATATTCGCAGCCAAGCTGTTGTAGCAGTAGCCACCCATTGGCAAAACCATCGAGATACTTTACCCCTACTTCAAAAATGGGCTCGCTCTGATCTCGATTCGTTGGTGCGACTTAAAGCAATTGACCAGTTAGCTCAAGTTTACAAAGACCATCGAGATACTTTAGCCATACTTCAACAATCGGCTCGCTCTGATCTCGATTCGTTGGTGCGACTTACAGCAATTGACCAGTTAGCTCAAGTTTACAAAGACCATCGAGATACCTTAGCCCTACTTCAACAATCGGCTCGCTCTGATACTGATTCGTTGGTACGACGTACAGCAATTGAACATTTAGCTCAAGGTTGGCAAGACTATCGAGATACCTTAGCCATAGTTCAAGAATCGGCTCGCTCTGATCAGCATTCGTGGGTGCGACGTACAGCAATTGTACAGTTAGCTCAAGTTTACAAAGACTATCGAGATACCTTACCCCTACTTCAAGAATCAGCTCGCTTTGATACTGATTCGTTGGTGCGACGTACAGCAATTGTACAGTTAGCTCAAGGTTGGCAAGACCATCAAGATACCTTAAACCTACTTCAAGAATGGGCTAGCTCTGATACTGATTCGTTGGTGCGAGTTACAGCAATTGAACAGTTAGCTGAAGTTTGGCACGATCAGCCTTGGTTATGGGAATTTTTATGCGTTCGCGTAGCGGCTCTTTCAGAGCATCGCACTCTCAATGACCCCTTTGACTGTGAGAAAGAGCAGGGTTGCAATCCTCGAGAAGTAGCCCTTCAGGCCATCCTCGAATATTATCCTAACCATTCCCAAACCCGATCCTTATTACAGGATAGAGCAGAGCATGACTCCGATCCTAAACTGCGGGAGTTTGCTCAGAAGCAATTAGAATTGGGAATGTAG